The proteins below come from a single Rhinoraja longicauda isolate Sanriku21f chromosome 5, sRhiLon1.1, whole genome shotgun sequence genomic window:
- the kcns3a gene encoding potassium voltage-gated channel subfamily S member 3a — protein MICGQLFERTSTECELININVGGYKQRVDHRTLLQFPYTRLGKLLKCDTEEDILELCDDYNVVDKEFYFDRNPCLFRYILNFYYTGKLHVMEEICAFSFSQEIEYWGINELFIDSCCSNRYQERKEDVVDRDWDQKSEESIDSSFEELSAVDKDMDKFESMRCGKLRMNVWIRLENPGHSLSAKIFAVLSLVVVLTSIVAMCIHSMREFQQFDANDKEIVHPALEGLEFACVVWFTAEFIVRFSVTPSLMKFFKKPLNLIDFVSILPFYFTLALETMDEDSEELENVGKVIQILRLMRIFRILKLARHSVGLRSLGATLRHSYHEVGLLLLFLTVGISIFSVLAYSVEKDESESGLHSIPMSWWWATISMTTVGYGDTYPVTLLGKLIGSICIICGILVVALPITIIFNKFSKYYRKNKMMDIDRCNAELAESCPDLPYVNIRDIYAKNMHSFIASISSIISTDSSDHTTDASSIQDLETVHNTATFENCSVK, from the coding sequence ATGATTTGTGGGCAGTTGTTTGAAAGGACTTCCACTGAATGCGAACTTATCAACATAAATGTGGGAGGATACAAACAGCGAGTTGACCATCGTACTCTGCTCCAGTTTCCATACACCAGGTTAGGAAAACTGCTGAAATGTGACACTGAGGAAGATATTTTGGAGCTCTGCGATGATTACAATGTTGTGGACAAGGAATTCTACTTTGATCGGAATCCCTGCCTGTTCCGGTACATTCTGAACTTCTACTACACTGGCAAACTGCATGTCATGGAAGAAATCTGTGCATTTTCTTTCAGTCAAGAAATTGAATACTGGGGGATTAATGAACTTTTTATTGACTCCTGCTGCAGCAACAGGTATCAAGAGAGGAAAGAGGATGTGGTGGATAGAGATTGGGATCAGAAAAGTGAGGAGAGTATTGATTCTTCCTTTGAGGAACTATCAGCCGTGGATAAAGATATGGATAAATTTGAAAGCATGCGGTGTGGAAAACTGAGGATGAATGTGTGGATCAGGTTAGAAAATCCTGGACATTCACTCTCAGCCAAGATCTTTGCAGTTTTATCATTGGTTGTGGTCCTGACATCCATTGTGGCAATGTGCATTCACAGCATGCGGGAGTTCCAGCAATTTGATGCAAATGATAAAGAGATAGTTCATCCTGCTCTAGAAGGACTGGAGTTTGCGTGTGTTGTCTGGTTCACTGCGGAGTTCATCGTGAGGTTCTCTGTTACACCAAGTCTAATGAAATTCTTCAAAAAACCTCTGAACCTAATTGACTTTGTTTCAATCTTACCTTTCTACTTTACGCTGGCCCTGGAGACAATGGATGAGGACAGCGAAGAGTTGGAAAATGTGGGTAAGGTGATTCAGATCCTGCGTTTAATGAGGATATTTCGTATCCTGAAACTGGCTCGGCATTCAGTGGGTCTGCGATCACTAGGAGCCACACTCAGGCACAGCTACCACGAAGTTGGTCTCTTACTTCTCTTCTTAACAGTTGGCATCTCTATATTCTCCGTCCTTGCTTATTCTGTTGAAAAGGATGAAAGCGAGTCAGGACTTCACAGTATTCCCATGAGCTGGTGGTGGGCAACCATTAGCATGACTACAGTTGGGTATGGGGACACATATCCTGTCACGCTACTGGGAAAGCTCATTGGAAGCATTTGCATTATATGTGGAATTTTGGTAGTGGCTCTCCCCATTACTATAATTTTCAACAAATTTTCCAAGTACTACAGGAAGAATAAGATGATGGACATTGACCGCTGCAATGCAGAACTTGCAGAAAGTTGTCCTGATTTACCTTATGTGAACATTCGAGACATATATGCCAAAAATATGCACTCTTTCATAGCTAGTATCTCTTCCATAATTAGCACTGATTCCAGTGATCACACCACAGATGCCTCGAGCATCCAAGACCTTGAAACTGTTCATAACACTGCAACTTTTGAGAATTGCTCAGTAAAATAg